The Gemmatimonadales bacterium genome contains the following window.
CGCAGGGGCTCCGCCTCCGACGCCGAGATCCACTCGAGCCGGAACCGCTCCTCCTCGATGCCCAGTTCCGCGAGCATCCGGTGCAGCAGCGCGTAGCGGCGCAGGGTCTTGTAGTTGCCGGACTCGTAGTGGCAGTCGCCGGGATGGCACCCGCCGATCAGCACGCCGTCCGCGCCCTTGGCGAAGGCCTCGAGCACGAACTGCGGGTCGATCCGCCCGGAGCACATCACGCGCACCACCCGCACGTTCGGCGCGTACTTGAGCCGGGTCGTGCCCGCGAGATCGGCCGCCAGGTACGTGCACCAGTTGCAGAAGAAGGCGACGATCCTCGGCTCGAACCGCTCCTGGGCCGCCGTCGCCCCCGGGGCCGCTTCCTTGGTCGTCTCAGGCATACGCCAGCACTCCCCCGATCTCGTCGTAGATCTCCTCGTCCTCGAACATGTGCTGCCG
Protein-coding sequences here:
- a CDS encoding hydrogenase iron-sulfur subunit; translation: MPETTKEAAPGATAAQERFEPRIVAFFCNWCTYLAADLAGTTRLKYAPNVRVVRVMCSGRIDPQFVLEAFAKGADGVLIGGCHPGDCHYESGNYKTLRRYALLHRMLAELGIEEERFRLEWISASEAEPLRVVVNDMVEKVRALGPLNLEIPAERTPEPVEEVAVP